One Rickettsia canadensis str. McKiel genomic window, TTTATCAGGTGCTTTGCCGGTTTCAAACATAATTTCAAAAACAGTTTTTGCAATTTTACCGGAAATAGTATCATTTTCTATTAATTTTATTAATTTTGCAAAGTTACTGGGAGTAATTTTGCATTTACTTATTCCTATCGATGCTTTATTTAATTGTCCGAACAACTCACTGGTGAGCCAATTAGTAAGCATTTTAGGGTTACACTCATTTGCTGCTTGCTCAAAATACTCGGCAACTGATTCATCGGCTACGATTACTTCGGCATCATATTTACTTAAGCCAAACTCTTTCATATATTTCTCAATCTTTTGATCAGGTAGCTCAGGTAAATTTGCTTTTAGCTTGTTTATTAACTCATCAGAAATAATAAGAGGTAATAAATCAGGATCAGGAAAATATCTATAATCAATGGCTTCTTCTTTTAAACGTATAGTTCTTGTTTCGCCACTATCAGCATTAAATAAACGTGTTTCCTGAATTACGATTCCACCGCTCTCAATTAAATCTACTTGTCTTTTAGCTTCAAATTCTATTGCTTTAATGATGTTACGAATTGAGTTAATATTTTTAATTTCGCATCTTATGCCGAGTGGTTCACCGCTACGTCTTACTGATATATTAGCATCACAACGCATTGATCCTTTCTCCATATCGCCGTCACAGCTACCGATATAACGTAGCAAACTCCTTAGTTTTTTAACAAATTCAGCCGCTTCTTCTGGGGATGATATATCAGGTTCGGTCACAATTTCCATAAGCCCAATGCCGGCACGGTTTAAATCGATAAAGCTATAATGCGGAGATTGATCATGTATAGATTTACCTGCATCTTGCTCTAAATGCAAACGGTTAATACGAATAGTTTTAAGATCACCGGTACTAGTTAGTATTTTCATAGTCCCGTTTTGTACTATAGGATAGTAAAATTGCGAAATTTGGTAACCTTGTGGTAGATCGGCATAAAAATAATTTTTACGATCAAATACTGAATATTTATTTATCTGTGCTTTAAGTGCAAGTCCTGTTTTAATTGCTTGGTGTACACAGTGCTTATTTAATACCGGTAACATCCCTGGCATTGCTGCATCAACATAAGAAACCTGTGAATTTGGCATTGCTGCAAATGTAGTACTACTTCCTGAAAAAAGCTTAGATTTGGAGGAGATTTGAGCATGAATTTCAAGTCCTATTACATATTCCCATTTCCCTGTATTACCTTTAATATATGTCATAATTAAAAACCCTTTGGCTCAAATTTAATATGTTTAACACCTGATTCAATTGTCGATGCTACTTTCAAAACATTATATTCATCTAATTGTTTACCGATAATCTGCATTCCAAGAGGTAAACCTCGTGCCGATAATCCGGCAGGAACCGATACACAAGGTAAACCGGCTAAACTTGCAGGAATAGTAAATAAATCGTTTAAATACATAATAGTCGGATCATTTTGTTTTTCACCGATCTTAAATGCTTCAGACGGGGCAGCCGGTAATAAAATGGTGTCAACTTTTGTGAAAGCATTATTAAAGTCGTTTGCAACTAAACTACGTACTTTTTGAGCTTTTAAATAATATGCATCCATACAACTAGAAGAAAGTACATATGTTCCAATCATAATACGACGTTTTACTTCCTCGCCAAATCCTGCTGATCTAGTCATTTCATACATTTCATCAAGCGTCATATTTTCACGTTCTACCCGAAGACCATATCTAACGCCGTCATATCTAGATAAATTTGAAGAAGCTTCAGCCGGTGCTATTACGTAATAAACGGCAACGCCATATTTAGCATACGGCAAAGTAATATCAACTATTTCAGTACCAGCATTTTTAAGTAGCTCTATAGTATCCTGCCACATTTTCATAACATCAGGTTCAATAATACTGCCTTCACCAAGGCTAAGAGGTACGCCTATCTTCATATTTTTTACCGAACTGCCGATAGCAGATTGTAATTGTGGTACTTCTGCTTTGAGCGAAGTAGAATCTTTTTCATCAAATCCCATCATTGCTTCAAGCATAATAGCACTATCTAAAACGCTTCTAGTAAATATTCCTGCTTGATCAAGAGAGCTAGCAAATGATACCATTCCGTATCTTGAACAACGTCCGTATGTCGGTTTAAACCCAACTAAACCAGTAAAACTTGCAGGTTGACGTACCGACCCGCCAGTATCGCTACCAAGCGCAGCAGATGCCATAAAACCACTAACTGACGCAGCTGATCCTCCGGAAGAACCGCCTGGCACTAGATCACTATTGTCGTTATTTGCTTTCCAAGGGTTAATTACATTTCCAAAACAACTAGTAATATTTGCCGCACCCATAGCAAATTCGTCCATATTAGTTTTGCCGAGCATCACACCACCATTATTAAAAATATTTTGTGTAACGCTTGATTCATAATTAGGTATAAAATTTTTCAGTATATTAGAACATGCCGTAGTTCTAATGCCTTTCGTACAGAAAAGATCTTTAGCGGCAAACGGGATACCCTCAAGTGTTCTTGCTTTATTTTGAGCATAATTTTGATCAGCAATTTGAGCACCCTTTAAGGCAAGATCAAAAGTTTTGGTAACATAAGCATTTAGGTTTTTATGCTTCTCTATTTGTTGAATATGTGCATTAACTAATTCCGTACTTGTGAAATCTTTATTTTTTAGACCTTTTATACTATCTGCTAATGTTAATTTGTTTAGTTCTGTCATAATTATTCAATAACCTTTGGAGTGATAAAATATTTTACTTCTTTAGCAAGCTGAGCGCTTTGTCCACTTACATGATCCAATAATTTATCTGATAAATCAGAACTTGTAACTTCATCCTCTCGCATTCTAGCATTCATATTAGAAACTGAAGTTAAAGGCTCTATATCTTTGCAATCTATTTCATTTAAAATATCGATCATATTCATTATAGAGCTAAGCTGAGTAGAAAATTTTTCTACAGTATCTTCTTCAAATTTTAATCTAGCTAATTTTGCTATTTTTTGTGCTTCTTCTTTTGTAATCATAGTTTTATTATTTTAAGTAATATAGCCTGATGTCATTTCCGTGAGGCATTATTGCGTTGATCGATTCCACTTGTTTGTGTCATCCCGCGAGCTTGTTTATAGCCGGGATCCAGTTAAAAATACTAAAATTATGGATACCGTGATCAAGCCAGAGGTATGATACTGAACATCAAACAGTCATTATTTCTTGTTCTTTTTGTTTTATTGCTGAGTCAACTTTGTTACTATAATCATTAGTTAGTTTTTGTACTTGTTCAGATAAGCTATGATGCTCATCTTTTGTAAGAATATTGTTCTTTTCTAGCTTTTTAAGTTCTTCGTTGCCGTCTCTTCTAATATTACGTAATGAAATTTTAGTATCCTCACCGTATTTATGAGCAAGCTTTACAAGTTCTTTACGTCTTTCTTCAGTTAAAATGGGTATCGGCAGTCTAATTAGTTGACCGTCCGTTGCCGGAGTTAAGCCGAGATTTGCTATCGTAATCCCTTTCTCTACCAATGATACCATAGATTTATCCCAAACCTGCACGTTAATTGTTCGTGCATCAGGGGTGGATATGGAAGCAACTTGTGAAAGTGGTATTTTACTCCCGTAAGCTTCTACGATTACACTGTCGAGTAAATTAACCGAGGCCCTACCTGTACGTAGTCCTTTAAGCTCATGATCTAAAACTTTTAGAGCTTTTTCCATCTTTTCTTGTAAATTTTTCTTTAATGTTTCTGTGTCCATATATTATTCCTCAATTGTCGTATATTTGCCTTTATCTTGTATTACTTTGGCAAAATTTCCTTGGTCTTTTATCGAGAATATCCTTATAGGTAATTTATTTTCTTGTGCTACTGCTATAGCTGCCATGTCCATGACTTGCAGGTTGTTAGTTATAACATCTTTATAGCTAATAGTGAAATATTTTTTAGCATTCGGATTTTTTTTAGGGTCGGAATCATATACGCCGTCAACCTGAGTTGCCTTTAATAAAATATCACAATTCATTTCGATTGCACGAAGTACTGCAGCACTGTCGGTTGTACAAAATGGATTACCCGTGCCGCCGGCAAAAATGACTACTCGTTTTTTTTCCATATGTCTTTTAGCTTTGCGACGAATATAAGGCTCGCACACGCTCATCATAGGAATAGCCGATAGAACTCTTGTATAGATATTGAGGCTTTCCATAACGTTTTGTAAAGTTAAAGCATTAATCACCGTTGCAAGCATACCTATATAATCAGCTGAAGCACGATCCATACCGACGAGTGCTGCATTAATTCCGCGGTAGATATTTCCACCACCGACTACAATAGTGACTTCTACTCCTAAATCGATAACTTCTTTAATATCGCCGGCAATCTTTTTTATTACGTCATATTCATGTCCAAATTGCTTGTCTCCCATTAAAGCTTCCCCTGAAACTTTAAGCAAAACTTTTTTATACTTTAGAGCATTTATATCTGATGTCATTTTCTATTTGAAGTTGCTTTTAGCTGCTTAATTTTTTTAATCATTATACCTCTTTGTAGGGTGGTAATCGATGATTTATTGAGTGCATGCACTAATAACATATTATTATTTATATCAAGTGTTACTGTACCAGGTGTTAATGTAATCGAGTGAGCATATACTATTTCACCTATTACTTCTAGTCCTTCTGCATCAATCCATTCAAACACTGGTTCTATTTTTATTTTTCTTTGCCAAATTATTTTGATAACCGAGAACGCCGATTTCCATATTTCTAATAATAACCAAGGAAAATATAATATAAATTTAATTTTAGTGGACATTAACATTTTTGGTTAATTTGATATTTGAAGTAAAAGGTATAAGCAGCATTATAAATACAAATACCAATCCTATCATATTAAATATATTATTTATTGCAATTACAAAAGCATCATTATTTAATTTGTTTGCTAATAACAAATATGATGCTTTTTCAGGATTAAGAACTTTCCTGCTTAATAATTCAGTGTAAGAATCGAGCTGCTCTAATGCCATTATAGAAGTAGATGAGATATTTTCTGAGAAATATTGCATAAAGGTTTTGGTATCATTAGTAAGTATAGTGCTGATTATTGCAAGTCCTACTGCTCCTCCTAGATTACGGGTAAGATTATAAAGCCCGCTAGCATTGCCTATTCTTTCTTTTGGCATATTGCCAAGCGCTATATTATTAGTCGGTATAAAACAAAACATTAAGGAAATACCTCTAACAAATTGAGGAAGTACAAATGCAGCAAATTTAGAATCAGGCGTTAGAAAACTATTCAAATGACATCCAAGAGCGAATCCTCCAAGCCCTATAATAAGCATCAGGCGTAAATCTACCCCTAGCCCTAGCATCCTGCCGGCTAACTGTGCAGATAAAAATTGTGCTCCGCCCGTCACCATCATAGTAGCCCCGATTTGTAATGTATCATATCCGGCAATGGTAAAGAGAAATAGCGGTAATATATATACTGCCCCGTACAATCCTATACCCATCACGAACGAATAAAGGCAACCAAAAGTAAAGTCTTTATAAAGAAATGTTTTTAAATCTAAAATTGGATTAATAAAGGTTAGTTCTCTAATGATTAATAAAATAAAGCCTAAAGCTACTGCAATACTTAAAAATAATATTAAATTATCCTCAAGCCAACCTTTTTTGTTGCCTTCTTCTAAAACATACTGTAATAAGCCAAGTGTTAAAGCCATTAATAATATACCGAGAAAATCAAAATTTTTGAGTAATTTATAATTTGGTTTATCAAAATCACCGTATAAAAAAACGACGCTGCACACAAAAATTCCAGGGATAACATTTAATAAAAACATAAAATGCCATGACAAAATTTCCGTAATATATCCACCGAGCGTAGGTCCTAAAGTAGGTGCAACAGTTACGACAAGTCCAATTAAAATAGTGACGGTAGGACGTTGTGATGCCGGAAAAATTGTAAAAACAGTACTAAAGACTGTTGGTATCATTGCACCGCCAAAAAATCCTTGTAATGCTCTAAAGATAACCATTGATTCAATATTAGTTGCAAGCGAACATAATACACTCATAACCGTAAATCCTAGGGTTGCAATAAAATAAGCAATTCTAGTAGAAAGTAAGCGTGCTAAAAAGCCTGAAGTAGGAATAATTATAACTTCGGCTATTAAGTACGATGTTTGAACCCAAGAAAGCTCGTTACTTGAAGCAGCAAGGCCTGCAGCTATTACAGATAATGAGCTAGCAACAATTTGAATATCAAGTACCGACATAAACATCCCGACAACCATACCGTAGAAAGCAAATAACTGTCTTTTGGATAGATTAGAAGTAACTTGTAAATTATTGTTTGACATAATTACATTATACAGTTTAAATTAAATTTTGTATACAGAACCTAACCATATTATAAATTTGTTGTGTCATATAAGATTTTTTCATGTTTTTTTTAATAAAGTTAATAAGTGATATAAAAATATGTGTTTAAAATAAAAAATTGTTGTACAACTTTTAATTTTTAACTAAACTACTTTATTAGAATATAAGTAGACAAGGTCTAATAGTAATTTTATTTATATTTAGCATAATATAGCATAATATAGCATAATAAATATGTGATTGATTTATTAAAAAATATTTACTATAACATTAATATTTATTAACTGTAATTGATTTATCAATATGCAAAATCCAGCACAAAAAGTTATATCTTTTTCAGAGCATAAGTCTGATATAGAACGCATAAAGAAGTCAATAGAAGAGGGGTGGGCGATAGTAAAGCTAGTACCTAATAAAAACCGTTTTATCGGACTTTTAGAAAAGATTTCACATGCTGAAGATGAAACAATCTATATTCCTCCAAGAAAAAAGATAATAGTTAATTAACACGAATAGCAAATTATGACATAATCTGCTATTTGGTTTAAAAAGTTGAATATAAAAGGTGCAAGATGGTTTCACCTTTTATATAAAGGTAAGTGTATATTATTTTTTAGCAAAAACTTATAATTCTTTACAAAATATAATGGAATTACCTAAAAAGGTGGTTTTGTTTTACATAACTTTTAAAAAGACCTTATTATCATTCCCGAATACGTGGGAATGACATCGAAGCATTAGGCTATGCTCTAAGCAATTCTTTTTAGGCAATGCCAATATTAATAACTGTTTTAAATCTCAATTTCTACGGCTTTTTATGGTGTAGTAAATTACAAAAGTTTTTTTTAGTATAGTTTGGAAAGAACTCT contains:
- the gatB gene encoding Asp-tRNA(Asn)/Glu-tRNA(Gln) amidotransferase subunit GatB; the encoded protein is MTYIKGNTGKWEYVIGLEIHAQISSKSKLFSGSSTTFAAMPNSQVSYVDAAMPGMLPVLNKHCVHQAIKTGLALKAQINKYSVFDRKNYFYADLPQGYQISQFYYPIVQNGTMKILTSTGDLKTIRINRLHLEQDAGKSIHDQSPHYSFIDLNRAGIGLMEIVTEPDISSPEEAAEFVKKLRSLLRYIGSCDGDMEKGSMRCDANISVRRSGEPLGIRCEIKNINSIRNIIKAIEFEAKRQVDLIESGGIVIQETRLFNADSGETRTIRLKEEAIDYRYFPDPDLLPLIISDELINKLKANLPELPDQKIEKYMKEFGLSKYDAEVIVADESVAEYFEQAANECNPKMLTNWLTSELFGQLNKASIGISKCKITPSNFAKLIKLIENDTISGKIAKTVFEIMFETGKAPDKIVEEKGLVQVSDNNVLNTVIDEVITENPKSVEDYRSGKEKLFSFFVGQIMKKTGGKANPILVNQLLKEKLGS
- the gatA gene encoding Asp-tRNA(Asn)/Glu-tRNA(Gln) amidotransferase subunit GatA; protein product: MTELNKLTLADSIKGLKNKDFTSTELVNAHIQQIEKHKNLNAYVTKTFDLALKGAQIADQNYAQNKARTLEGIPFAAKDLFCTKGIRTTACSNILKNFIPNYESSVTQNIFNNGGVMLGKTNMDEFAMGAANITSCFGNVINPWKANNDNSDLVPGGSSGGSAASVSGFMASAALGSDTGGSVRQPASFTGLVGFKPTYGRCSRYGMVSFASSLDQAGIFTRSVLDSAIMLEAMMGFDEKDSTSLKAEVPQLQSAIGSSVKNMKIGVPLSLGEGSIIEPDVMKMWQDTIELLKNAGTEIVDITLPYAKYGVAVYYVIAPAEASSNLSRYDGVRYGLRVERENMTLDEMYEMTRSAGFGEEVKRRIMIGTYVLSSSCMDAYYLKAQKVRSLVANDFNNAFTKVDTILLPAAPSEAFKIGEKQNDPTIMYLNDLFTIPASLAGLPCVSVPAGLSARGLPLGMQIIGKQLDEYNVLKVASTIESGVKHIKFEPKGF
- the gatC gene encoding Asp-tRNA(Asn)/Glu-tRNA(Gln) amidotransferase subunit GatC — protein: MITKEEAQKIAKLARLKFEEDTVEKFSTQLSSIMNMIDILNEIDCKDIEPLTSVSNMNARMREDEVTSSDLSDKLLDHVSGQSAQLAKEVKYFITPKVIE
- the frr gene encoding ribosome recycling factor; protein product: MDTETLKKNLQEKMEKALKVLDHELKGLRTGRASVNLLDSVIVEAYGSKIPLSQVASISTPDARTINVQVWDKSMVSLVEKGITIANLGLTPATDGQLIRLPIPILTEERRKELVKLAHKYGEDTKISLRNIRRDGNEELKKLEKNNILTKDEHHSLSEQVQKLTNDYSNKVDSAIKQKEQEIMTV
- the pyrH gene encoding UMP kinase — protein: MTSDINALKYKKVLLKVSGEALMGDKQFGHEYDVIKKIAGDIKEVIDLGVEVTIVVGGGNIYRGINAALVGMDRASADYIGMLATVINALTLQNVMESLNIYTRVLSAIPMMSVCEPYIRRKAKRHMEKKRVVIFAGGTGNPFCTTDSAAVLRAIEMNCDILLKATQVDGVYDSDPKKNPNAKKYFTISYKDVITNNLQVMDMAAIAVAQENKLPIRIFSIKDQGNFAKVIQDKGKYTTIEE
- a CDS encoding monovalent cation/H+ antiporter subunit E, with protein sequence MLMSTKIKFILYFPWLLLEIWKSAFSVIKIIWQRKIKIEPVFEWIDAEGLEVIGEIVYAHSITLTPGTVTLDINNNMLLVHALNKSSITTLQRGIMIKKIKQLKATSNRK
- a CDS encoding DHA2 family efflux MFS transporter permease subunit, translated to MSNNNLQVTSNLSKRQLFAFYGMVVGMFMSVLDIQIVASSLSVIAAGLAASSNELSWVQTSYLIAEVIIIPTSGFLARLLSTRIAYFIATLGFTVMSVLCSLATNIESMVIFRALQGFFGGAMIPTVFSTVFTIFPASQRPTVTILIGLVVTVAPTLGPTLGGYITEILSWHFMFLLNVIPGIFVCSVVFLYGDFDKPNYKLLKNFDFLGILLMALTLGLLQYVLEEGNKKGWLEDNLILFLSIAVALGFILLIIRELTFINPILDLKTFLYKDFTFGCLYSFVMGIGLYGAVYILPLFLFTIAGYDTLQIGATMMVTGGAQFLSAQLAGRMLGLGVDLRLMLIIGLGGFALGCHLNSFLTPDSKFAAFVLPQFVRGISLMFCFIPTNNIALGNMPKERIGNASGLYNLTRNLGGAVGLAIISTILTNDTKTFMQYFSENISSTSIMALEQLDSYTELLSRKVLNPEKASYLLLANKLNNDAFVIAINNIFNMIGLVFVFIMLLIPFTSNIKLTKNVNVH
- a CDS encoding DUF2674 domain-containing protein, giving the protein MQNPAQKVISFSEHKSDIERIKKSIEEGWAIVKLVPNKNRFIGLLEKISHAEDETIYIPPRKKIIVN